One region of Microcoleus sp. FACHB-68 genomic DNA includes:
- a CDS encoding Uma2 family endonuclease, whose translation MPQLTVKDLEQLQATLSEAGLDYQLELEDGKISVMGPSDIESSEIGARFIAFLFAWINPRRLGRVFDSSGGFIMPDTNLKAPDVSYVSAERLKKSQRYFAELVPDLVVEIKSQSDRIKSLQDKIKMFLEMGALIGILIDPDEQTVTVYRPTGNPILLGNGDILTVPELLAGWEAPISELWPPEFD comes from the coding sequence ATGCCACAACTAACGGTTAAAGACTTGGAACAACTGCAAGCCACACTTTCCGAAGCCGGTTTAGATTACCAATTAGAACTCGAAGATGGAAAAATTTCTGTTATGGGTCCATCAGATATCGAATCTAGTGAAATAGGCGCTCGGTTTATCGCTTTTCTATTCGCCTGGATCAACCCCCGCCGGCTCGGACGCGTGTTTGATTCCAGCGGCGGTTTTATTATGCCAGATACTAACTTAAAAGCACCGGATGTTTCCTATGTCAGTGCGGAACGTCTCAAGAAAAGCCAGCGTTATTTTGCCGAATTGGTTCCCGATTTAGTCGTAGAAATTAAATCACAAAGTGACCGCATTAAATCTTTGCAAGACAAGATTAAAATGTTTTTAGAAATGGGTGCTTTAATCGGAATTCTTATCGATCCAGATGAGCAAACAGTGACCGTTTATCGACCCACCGGCAACCCAATTCTACTCGGAAATGGAGATATTTTGACCGTTCCCGAATTATTGGCCGGCTGGGAAGCCCCAATTTCTGAATTATGGCCGCCTGAGTTTGACTAA